Proteins encoded in a region of the Diospyros lotus cultivar Yz01 chromosome 9, ASM1463336v1, whole genome shotgun sequence genome:
- the LOC127809755 gene encoding shaggy-related protein kinase alpha isoform X1 yields MQISFCVCLFAPPSHYHFSPSNARGFISAADSYSRRSVTLWCCLRLIPPEVEATVVDGNGTETGHIIVTTIGGRNGQAKQTISYMAERVVGHGSFGVVFQAKCLETGETVAIKKVLQDKRYKNRELQTMRLLDHPNVVSLKHCFFSTTEKDELYLNLVLEYVPETVHRVIKHYNKLNQRMPLINVKLYTYQIFRALSYIHRCIGVCHRDIKPQNLLVNPHSHQLKLCDFGSAKVLVKGEPNISYICSRYYRAPELIFGATEYSTAIDIWSVGCVLGELLLGQPLFPGESGVDQLVEIIKVLGTPTREEIKCMNPKYTEFKFPQIKAHPWHKIFHKRMPPEAVDLVSRLLQYSPNLRCTALDALIHPFFDELRDPNTRLPNGRILPPLFNFKPHELKGVPVEILVRLIPEHTRKQCPFLGL; encoded by the exons ATGCAAATCTCTTTCTGTGTCTGTCTATTTGCCCCTCCTTCTCACTACCATTTTTCTCCCTCAAATGCCCGTGGTTTCATCTCCGCCGCTGATTCTTACAGCCGCAGATCGGTGACCCTCTGGTGCTGCTTGCGTTTGATTCCACCG GAAGTTGAGGCCACAGTTGTTGATGGAAATGGGACAGAGACTGGTCATATAATAGTGACAACTATTGGTGGTCGAAATGGCCAGGCAAAGCAG ACAATTAGCTACATGGCTGAGCGCGTAGTTGGACATGGGTCATTTGGAGTTGTGTTCCAG GCAAAGTGCTTAGAGACTGGTGAAACTGTGGCTATTAAAAAGGTTCTTCAAGACAAGAGATATAAGAACAGAGAGTTGCAAACCATGCGGCTTCTTGACCACCCAAATGTTGTGTCTTTGAAGCATTGTTTCTTTTCTACAACCGAGAAGGATGAACTTTACCTCAATCTAGTACTTGAGTATGTTCCTGAAACTGTTCATCGTGTTATCAAGCATTACAATAAGTTGAACCAGCGGATGCCACTGATAAATGTGAAGCTGTATACATATCAG ATCTTCAGGGCCTTGTCTTACATTCATCGTTGTATTGGAGTTTGTCACCGGGACATCAAGCCTCAAAATCTTTTG GTGAATCCTCATTCCCACCAACTTAAACTATGTGATTTTGGAAGTGCTAAAGTGTTG GTAAAAGGAGAGCCCAATATTTCTTACATCTGCTCGAGGTATTATAGAGCACCTGAGCTTATATTTGGAGCTACAGAGTATTCTACAGCTATTGATATTTGGTCTGTTGGTTGTGTTCTTGGGGAGCTTCTTCTTGGACAG CCTTTGTTTCCTGGGGAGAGTGGGGTCGACCAGCTTGTGGAGATTATCAAG gTTTTGGGCACTCCAACAAGGGAAGAAATTAAATGCATGAATCCTAAATATACAGAATTTAAGTTCCCACAAATAAAGGCTCACCCGTGGCACAAG ATATTCCATAAACGCATGCCTCCAGAAGCTGTTGATCTTGTATCAAGACTGCTGCAATACTCTCCTAACTTGCGCTGCACCGCT TTGGATGCCTTAATCCACCCCTTCTTTGACGAACTACGTGATCCAAACACTCGACTACCTAATGGGCGTATTCTTCCCCCACTATTTAACTTCAAGCCTCATG AGTTGAAGGGGGTGCCGGTGGAGATTTTGGTCAGGCTGATACCGGAGCACACACGAAAGCAGTGCCCCTTCCTTGGCTTGTAA
- the LOC127810667 gene encoding uncharacterized protein LOC127810667 — protein MEEEANESHRLNLPNRGERLDEGIGLGVGYGPLDPVAGSSSERDVVGSPGAPEPVGTVAGGLMDSRDLRDLVRGGTSFSAAIPTSFPAGFPPPSVDAIDAITSNFPNDSKISVSGQIAQSSPVHYGEAGPNGSVEPMHGRASRDGLGGELGVGPKSDRPIGLSVEVRLILVRGPMGQVSIPMAWLEDWMAAHVFVAQVCSHIVLLWVLQRVGLTLGVWAVLKLGFVSVGSRLCMMDPFLRMVFPLEEVNLLGLDWLNLATIICPKNWQIHQLIFQQMAPRCVFRMMLSIKACSIGVILWWVTSLMDCSLSKWCKRLLGDSGNPLVSLR, from the coding sequence ATGGAGGAAGAGGCGAATGAATCTCACCGTTTAAACTTACCCAACCGTGGGGAGCGTTTAGATGAAGGTATCGGGCTGGGTGTTGGATATGGGCCTTTGGATCCTGTGGCGGGGTCTTCGTCGGAGAGGGATGTGGTTGGATCGCCGGGAGCGCCCGAACCGGTTGGGACTGTGGCCGGCGGGTTAATGGATTCTCGTGATTTGCGTGATCTGGTGAGGGGTGGTACGAGTTTTTCGGCGGCAATCCCGACGTCTTTTCCAGCGGGGTTCCCTCCCCCTTCAGTGGATGCGATTGATGCTATCACATCAAATTTCCCTAATGATAGCAAGATTTCAGTGAGTGGACAGATTGCTCAATCTTCTCCAGTTCATTATGGGGAGGCTGGGCCGAATGGGTCTGTGGAGCCCATGCATGGAAGGGCAAGCCGTGATGGGCTGGGGGGTGAACTCGGGGTGGGCCCCAAGAGTGATCGGCCTATAGGCCTGAGTGTAGAGGTTCGCTTGATTCTTGTTCGGGGCCCAATGGGTCAGGTCTCTATACCCATGGCTTGGCTGGAAGATTGGATGGCAGCCCACGTTTTCGTGGCCCAGGTGTGCAGCCATATTGTGCTTCTTTGGGTCCTACAGAGGGTGGGCCTAACGCTGGGGGTTTGGGCAGTTCTGAAGCTGGGCTTTGTGAGTGTAGGAAGCAGGCTGTGCATGATGGATCCTTTCCTGCGCATGGTATTCCCATTGGAGGAAGTAAATCTTCTTGGGCTGGATTGGTTGAACCTTGCAACCATCATATGCCCAAAAAATTGGCAAATTCACCAATTAATTTTCCAGCAGATGGCCCCACGGTGCGTTTTTCGGATGATGTTATCGATAAAGGCATGCAGTATTGGTGTAATACTTTGGTGGGTTACTTCATTGATGGACTGCTCTCTTTCCAAGTGGTGCAAGCGATTGCTCGGCGATTCTGGCAACCCTTTGGTCTCATTGAGGTAA
- the LOC127810197 gene encoding peroxidase 5-like — MATCRFIGKKTFVLQQPRLVFLLLTVWTLASASAAAPPLRVGFYRSSCPSAEFIVRKAVMKAVSKNPGIAAGLIRLHFHDCFVRGCDGSVLLDSTPGNQSEKEHPANRGSLRGFEVINEAKAQLEARCPKTVSCSDILAFAARDSASMAGGINYAVPAGRRDGRVSLKDDPSGNLPPPFLDAKQLQENFAKKGLSVDEMVTLSGAHSIGVSHCSSFSNRLYSFNATQPQDPSMDPEFARQLKKKCPPPSSKSNPTMPLDSLSPNRLDNRYYIGLKAHRGLLTSDQTLSTSPSTAWMVKNNARNGRAWAKKFAAAMVKMGSIDVITGSYEGEIRMNCKVAN; from the exons ATGGCGACCTGCAGATTCATCGGCAAGAAAACCTTCGTGCTACAGCAGCCACGTTTGGTTTTCTTGCTCCTCACAGTGTGGACGCTGGCTTCTGCATCCGCAGCGGCGCCGCCGCTCAGGGTTGGGTTTTACCGGTCGAGCTGCCCGTCCGCCGAGTTCATAGTGAGAAAAGCTGTGATGAAGGCTGTTTCAAAGAACCCTGGCATCGCTGCAGGCCTCATTAGATTGCATTTTCACGACTGCTTTGTCAGG GGCTGTGATGGGTCTGTGCTTCTTGATTCGACGCCGGGAAATCAGTCGGAGAAGGAGCATCCGGCAAACAGAGGGAGCCTGAGAGGTTTCGAGGTGATCAATGAAGCCAAAGCCCAACTCGAAGCTCGATGCCCCAAAACAGTCTCCTGCTCCGACATTCTAGCATTTGCCGCAAGGGACAGCGCCTCCATGGCCGGAGGAATCAACTACGCGGTGCCGGCGGGGCGCCGAGACGGCAGAGTTTCCCTCAAAGACGACCCTTCCGGCAACCTTCCTCCTCCTTTCTTGGACGCCAAACAGCTCCAAGAAAATTTTGCCAAGAAGGGCCTCTCTGTGGATGAAATGGTGACCCTCTCGGGAGCCCATTCCATTGGAGTCTCCCACTGTTCTTCCTTCTCCAACCGCCTCTACTCCTTCAATGCAACTCAGCCGCAGGACCCTTCAATGGATCCCGAATTCGCAAGGCAGCTGAAGAAGAAGTGTCCTCCGCCGTCATCCAAGTCTAACCCCACCATGCCACTGGATTCTCTCTCACCAAACAGATTGGATAACAGGTATTACATAGGTTTAAAGGCCCATAGAGGGCTGCTAACATCGGACCAGACGCTCTCAACAAGCCCTTCTACTGCCTGGATGGTGAAGAACAATGCGAGGAATGGCAGGGCTTGGGCTAAGAAATTTGCGGCTGCAATGGTGAAGATGGGTTCCATTGATGTTATCACTGGATCATATGAAGGTGAGATTCGGATGAACTGCAAGGTTGCGAACTAG
- the LOC127809755 gene encoding shaggy-related protein kinase alpha isoform X2, protein MASVGVAPTSGLRESTSHNVDVDKLDKLPEEMSEMKIRDDKEVEATVVDGNGTETGHIIVTTIGGRNGQAKQTISYMAERVVGHGSFGVVFQAKCLETGETVAIKKVLQDKRYKNRELQTMRLLDHPNVVSLKHCFFSTTEKDELYLNLVLEYVPETVHRVIKHYNKLNQRMPLINVKLYTYQIFRALSYIHRCIGVCHRDIKPQNLLVNPHSHQLKLCDFGSAKVLVKGEPNISYICSRYYRAPELIFGATEYSTAIDIWSVGCVLGELLLGQPLFPGESGVDQLVEIIKVLGTPTREEIKCMNPKYTEFKFPQIKAHPWHKIFHKRMPPEAVDLVSRLLQYSPNLRCTALDALIHPFFDELRDPNTRLPNGRILPPLFNFKPHELKGVPVEILVRLIPEHTRKQCPFLGL, encoded by the exons ATGGCTTCGGTAGGTGTTGCACCTACTTCTGGTTTAAGAGAATCCACTAGCCATAATGTTGATGTTGACAAGTTGGATAAGTTGCCTGAGGAGATGAGTGAAATGAAAATTAGGGATGATAAG GAAGTTGAGGCCACAGTTGTTGATGGAAATGGGACAGAGACTGGTCATATAATAGTGACAACTATTGGTGGTCGAAATGGCCAGGCAAAGCAG ACAATTAGCTACATGGCTGAGCGCGTAGTTGGACATGGGTCATTTGGAGTTGTGTTCCAG GCAAAGTGCTTAGAGACTGGTGAAACTGTGGCTATTAAAAAGGTTCTTCAAGACAAGAGATATAAGAACAGAGAGTTGCAAACCATGCGGCTTCTTGACCACCCAAATGTTGTGTCTTTGAAGCATTGTTTCTTTTCTACAACCGAGAAGGATGAACTTTACCTCAATCTAGTACTTGAGTATGTTCCTGAAACTGTTCATCGTGTTATCAAGCATTACAATAAGTTGAACCAGCGGATGCCACTGATAAATGTGAAGCTGTATACATATCAG ATCTTCAGGGCCTTGTCTTACATTCATCGTTGTATTGGAGTTTGTCACCGGGACATCAAGCCTCAAAATCTTTTG GTGAATCCTCATTCCCACCAACTTAAACTATGTGATTTTGGAAGTGCTAAAGTGTTG GTAAAAGGAGAGCCCAATATTTCTTACATCTGCTCGAGGTATTATAGAGCACCTGAGCTTATATTTGGAGCTACAGAGTATTCTACAGCTATTGATATTTGGTCTGTTGGTTGTGTTCTTGGGGAGCTTCTTCTTGGACAG CCTTTGTTTCCTGGGGAGAGTGGGGTCGACCAGCTTGTGGAGATTATCAAG gTTTTGGGCACTCCAACAAGGGAAGAAATTAAATGCATGAATCCTAAATATACAGAATTTAAGTTCCCACAAATAAAGGCTCACCCGTGGCACAAG ATATTCCATAAACGCATGCCTCCAGAAGCTGTTGATCTTGTATCAAGACTGCTGCAATACTCTCCTAACTTGCGCTGCACCGCT TTGGATGCCTTAATCCACCCCTTCTTTGACGAACTACGTGATCCAAACACTCGACTACCTAATGGGCGTATTCTTCCCCCACTATTTAACTTCAAGCCTCATG AGTTGAAGGGGGTGCCGGTGGAGATTTTGGTCAGGCTGATACCGGAGCACACACGAAAGCAGTGCCCCTTCCTTGGCTTGTAA
- the LOC127810350 gene encoding FACT complex subunit SPT16-like produces the protein MAENRKRSGPPGNGRVSVAGSPYAIDLQVFNRRLQALYSHWREHKTELWGSSDVLAVATPPASDDLRYLKSSALNVWLFGYEFPDTIMVFQDKQIHFLCSQKKASLLDSVKKSAKEPVGLEVVMHVKAKSDDGTAQMDAMLQAIRAQLKSDGPVVGYIKREVPEGNLLEKWDEKLKNSNLQLSDITNGLSDLFAFKDSEEIINVKKAAYLTASVMKNFVVPKLEKAIDEEKKITHSSLMNETEKAIMEPYKVKVKLKAENVDICYPPIIQSGGKFDLRPNATSDDEYLYYDSPSVIICAIGSRYNSYCSNVARTFLIDSTPKQSKAYEVLLRAHEAAIGALKPGNKVGAVHLAALSVVERDAPDLVGNLTKSAGTGIGLEFRESGLSLNAKNDRVLKPGMVFNVALGFQNLQTQNKNPKSQNFSLMLADTVIVTEKGHDVATILSSKAVKDVAYSFNEVEVEEEEQQPKVKADSNVATTLYSKATLRSGSQELTKEEQRRRHQAELARQKNEETARRLAGGDPATGDNRASAKTSNELIAYRNVDDVPPPREMKIQVDQKNEVILLPIYGSMIPFHVSTVKTVSSQQDTNRTCYIRIMFNVPGTPFNPHDANSLKHQGSIYLKEVSFRSKDPRHSSEIVQLIKTLRRNVVARESERAERATLVTQEKLVLAGNKFRPIRLLDLWIRPPFGGRGRKLSGALEAHTNGFRYSTSRQDQRVDIMYGNIKHAFFQPAENEMITLVHFHLHNHIMVGNKKTKDVQFYVEVMDVVQTLGGGKRSAYDPDEIEEEQRERQRKNKINMDFQTFVNRVNDLWAQPQFKELDLEFDQPLRELGFHGVPHKASVFIVPTSSCLVELIESPFLVVTLSEIEIVNLERVGLGQKNFDMAVVFKDFKRNVLRIDSIPSTALDGIKEWLDATDLKYYESRLNMNWNSILKTITEDPQGFIEEGGWEFLNLEASDSEESENTEESDRGYEPSDVEPESESEDDDSDSASLVESEDEEEESDEDSEEEKGKTWEELEREASNADREKANELESDDERRRRKAKAFGKSRAGPSRAAPKRPKLR, from the coding sequence ATGGCAGAAAACAGAAAAAGGAGCGGCCCACCTGGAAATGGGAGGGTTTCTGTGGCAGGGAGTCCTTACGCTATTGATTTACAGGTCTTCAACAGAAGGTTGCAGGCCCTTTATTCCCACTGGAGGGAGCACAAAACTGAGCTCTGGGGCTCTTCTGATGTCCTTGCAGTTGCTACACCTcctgcttcagatgatctaaGATACCTGAAATCTTCCGCTCTAAACGTTTGGTTATTTGGTTATGAATTCCCTGATACCATAATGGTTTTCCAGGACAAGCAGATTCATTTCTTGTGTAGCCAGAAGAAGGCCTCTTTACTTGATTCTGTGAAAAAGTCTGCTAAGGAGCCTGTTGGCCTGGAAGTTGTCATGCATGTAAAGGCAAAAAGTGATGATGGGACTGCACAAATGGATGCTATGCTTCAGGCTATTCGCGCACAGTTGAAGTCTGATGGTCCTGTGGTTGGTTATATAAAAAGAGAAGTTCCAGAGGGGAATTTGTTGGAGAAATGGGATGAAAAGCTGAAGAACTCTAATCTTCAGCTGAGTGACATAACCAATGGGTTGTCTGACCTTTTTGCATTTAAGGACAGTGAAGAGATCATAAATGTGAAGAAGGCTGCGTATTTGACGGCTAGCGTGATGAAGAATTTTGTGGTTCCAAAACTTGAGAAGGCTATTGATGAGGAGAAAAAAATCACACATTCTTCACTGATGAATGAGACTGAGAAGGCCATAATGGAGCCTTACAAAGTTAAGGTGAAGTTGAAGGCTGAAAATGTAGATATCTGTTACCCTCCAATCATTCAGAGTGGTGGCAAGTTTGATCTGAGACCTAATGCTACAAGTGATGACGAGTATCTGTATTATGATTCTCCCAGTGTGATCATATGTGCTATTGGTTCTCGGTACAATAGTTACTGCTCCAATGTTGCTAGGACTTTCCTAATTGATTCGACTCCAAAACAAAGCAAGGCTTATGAGGTTCTACTGAGAGCTCATGAAGCTGCAATTGGTGCATTAAAGCCTGGGAACAAGGTTGGTGCTGTGCATCTGGCAGCCCTCTCTGTGGTTGAGAGGGATGCTCCTGATTTAGTAGGTAACCTGACAAAATCTGCAGGTACAGGGATTGGTCTAGAGTTTCGTGAATCGGGCTTAAGTCTTAATGCCAAGAATGACCGGGTGTTGAAACCAGGCATGGTTTTCAATGTGGCACTTGGTTTCCAGAACTTGCAGACACAGAATAAGAACCCTAAGAGTCAGAATTTTTCTCTGATGCTTGCAGACACTGTTATTGTTACTGAGAAGGGCCATGATGTGGCGACTATACTAAGCTCTAAGGCTGTTAAGGATGTGGCTTATTCCTTTAATGAagttgaagttgaagaagaagagcaacAGCCTAAAGTGAAAGCTGACTCCAATGTTGCTACAACTCTATATTCCAAGGCGACTCTAAGATCAGGCAGTCAAGAGTTAACAAAGGAAGAGCAGAGAAGGCGACACCAGGCTGAACTTGCTCGTCAGAAGAATGAAGAAACTGCCAGACGTCTTGCTGGTGGAGATCCTGCAACTGGAGATAACCGTGCTTCTGCAAAGACTTCAAACGAGTTAATTGCATACAGGAATGTTGATGATGTGCCCCCTCCTAGAGAAATGAAGATTCAGGTTGACCAGAAGAATGAGGTCATCCTCTTACCTATATATGGAAGCATGATCCCTTTCCATGTTTCCACTGTTAAGACGGTCTCTAGCCAGCAGGACACGAATAGAACTTGCTATATCCGCATAATGTTTAATGTTCCTGGGACCCCTTTCAATCCTCACGATGCAAACTCTTTGAAGCATCAGGGGTCTATATATCTGAAGGAGGTCTCCTTTCGGTCCAAGGATCCAAGGCATTCTAGTGAAATAGTACAGTTGATTAAGACACTTAGGCGGAATGTTGTGGCGAGGGAGTCGGAGAGAGCTGAGCGCGCAACTTTGGTTACTCAAGAGAAGTTGGTATTAGCAGGGAATAAATTTAGACCAATAAGATTGCTTGACCTATGGATCCGTCCTCCATTTGGTGGCCGTGGAAGAAAGCTGTCTGGTGCACTAGAAGCTCACACAAACGGGTTTCGGTATTCAACCTCGCGGCAAGATCAGCGTGTGGATATTATGTATGGAAATATCAAGCATGCTTTCTTTCAACCTGCAGAGAATGAAATGATCACTCTTGTTCACTTCCATTTGCACAACCACATAATGGTTGGAAACAAGAAAACCAAGGATGTCCAATTCTATGTTGAAGTGATGGATGTGGTCCAGACCCTTGGAGGGGGGAAGAGATCTGCTTATGACCCTGATGAGATTGAGGAAGAACAACGAGAGAGGCAACGGAAGAATAAAATCAACATGGATTTCCAGACTTTCGTGAACCGTGTGAATGATCTCTGGGCTCAGCCTCAATTCAAAGAGCTTGACCTCGAGTTTGATCAGCCTCTGAGGGAACTAGGCTTCCATGGAGTTCCGCATAAGGCCTCAGTATTCATTGTCCCAACTTCGAGCTGCTTGGTTGAGCTGATAGAGAGTCCTTTCCTTGTGGTCACATTGAGTGAGATTGAGATTGTAAACCTCGAGAGAGTGGGTCTTGGGCAGAAGAACTTTGACATGGCTGTCGTATTCAAGGACTTCAAACGCAATGTGCTGCGAATTGATTCTATTCCTTCTACAGCACTTGATGGCATCAAAGAGTGGCTTGATGCAACCGACCTCAAATATTACGAAAGCAGACTGAATATGAACTGGAACTCCATACTGAAAACAATCACTGAAGATCCACAGGGGTTCATCGAGGAGGGGGGATGGGAGTTCTTGAACTTAGAAGCTAGTGACTCAGAGGAGTCCGAGAACACAGAGGAGTCCGACCGAGGTTACGAGCCATCAGATGTGGAGCCTGAGTCAGAGTCGGAGGATGATGATTCTGACAGTGCATCGCTAGTGGAGTCCGAGGATGAGGAAGAGGAATCAGATGAAGATTCAGAGGAAGAGAAGGGCAAGACATGGGAAGAGTTGGAGAGGGAAGCCAGTAATGCCGACAGGGAGAAAGCGAATGAATTGGAGAGCGACGATGAAAGGAGGCGAAGGAAAGCCAAGGCTTTTGGGAAGTCTCGAGCTGGTCCCAGTAGGGCTGCCCCCAAGAGGCCAAAGCTTAGATAG
- the LOC127810272 gene encoding peroxidase 5-like: MGRRSFSKTLALQQPCLVLLPIIITALWTILAAPAAASPLRVGFYRASCPSAEHIVRKTLKKAVSQDPGIAAPLIRLHFHDCFVRGCDGSVLLDSTPGNPSEKENMANKGSLTGFEVIDEIKAQLEARCPRTVSCSDILAFAARDSAFIAGGINYAVPAGRRDGRVSIKDEPSGNLPSSFFDAKQLQENFARKGLSLDDMVTLSGAHSIGDARCSSFSNRLYSFNATHPQDPSMDPSFAAELKKKCPPPPSNSGSSSAAQPEPTAPLDSISPDRLDNKYYVGLKIHRGLLTSDQTLSTSPSTAWMVKNNARNGKAWAKKFAAAMVKMGSIDVLTGSHEGEIRMNCRVVN, from the exons ATGGGTCGCAGATCCTTCAGCAAGACATTAGCTTTACAGCAGCCATGTCTGGTTTTGTTGCCCATCATCATCACTGCACTGTGGACGATACTGGCGGCGCCGGCAGCAGCATCGCCGCTCAGGGTAGGGTTTTACAGAGCGAGCTGCCCCTCGGCAGAGCATATAGTGAGGAAGACTCTGAAGAAGGCGGTGTCGCAGGACCCTGGCATCGCTGCACCCCTCATTCGATTGCATTTTCATGACTGCTTCGTTAGG GGCTGTGATGGGTCTGTGCTTCTGGATTCGACGCCGGGAAACCCGTCGGAGAAGGAAAATATGGCAAACAAAGGAAGCCTGACAGGCTTCGAAGTGATCGATGAAATCAAGGCCCAGCTCGAAGCTCGATGCCCCAGAACGGTCTCCTGCTCTGACATTCTAGCATTTGCTGCCAGGGACAGTGCCTTCATCGCCGGAGGAATCAACTACGCAGTGCCGGCAGGGCGCCGAGATGGCAGAGTTTCCATCAAAGACGAGCCTTCCGGCaaccttccttcttctttcttcgaTGCCAAACAGCTCCAAGAAAATTTTGCTAGAAAGGGCCTGTCCCTGGATGATATGGTGACCCTTTCGGGAGCCCATTCCATCGGAGACGCCCGCTGCTCTTCCTTCTCGAACCGCCTATACTCCTTCAATGCAACCCATCCACAGGACCCTTCAATGGATCCCAGCTTTGCAGCCGAGCTGAAGAAGAAGTGCCCTCCCCCACCGTCAAACAGTGGATCATCATCAGCCGCCCAACCCGAACCCACTGCACCACTGGACTCTATTTCACCAGACAGATTGGATAACAAGTACTACGTGGGATTGAAGATCCATAGAGGGCTGCTAACATCTGACCAGACGCTCTCAACAAGCCCTTCTACTGCTTGGATGGTGAAGAACAATGCGAGGAATGGCAAGGCATGGGCTAAGAAATTTGCAGCTGCAATGGTGAAGATGGGTTCCATTGATGTTCTCACTGGATCACATGAAGGTGAGATTCGGATGAACTGCAGGGTTGTCAACTAG